A stretch of Pseudophryne corroboree isolate aPseCor3 chromosome 9, aPseCor3.hap2, whole genome shotgun sequence DNA encodes these proteins:
- the LOC134958761 gene encoding paraneoplastic antigen Ma1 homolog — MEKFTEEDISDWCCRKGKDPKKCLSIGGNFTEFSDEEITEKLATLYGVFRPKIVDKWIGGLGRTVAVLIETDRELDAEVIPSVVVASEESGRRWSVTWPNTQDREATSAPISAAIGSLQSNLNRGEESREGGDAHNSNANMTENNQFEAVMDRVVTQLERWHYEGSYRRLRIFSGITPVPVGEETYEAWKEAAVQQTEEWQCPDRIKRQRVVESLRGPAMGIIQAARRSNPNATLDTYFESLDYAYGTLEDVGDLTSRLHHTFQESGEKLSVFLIRLDKLLYKIVDKGGIAKEDVDKSRMKQLLRGASTIDPVAQKLRCSGVREPSPTFNELLKEIKQEEVLIEMREKVVKKVKVVMPVAEISTFEERILKMMDEQNKKIEQFITSQSTSTTGSSQRVSSDDSPLVRSQGRGNNNYGRGCFRCGRTGHRAFECNATRSMNRNNSRTSNESQDQEPGPGNGRGRSVDPTQAP; from the coding sequence ATGGAGAAATTCACAGAGGAAGATATAAGTGATTGGTGTTGTAGGAAAGGGAAAGATCCCAAGAAATGTTTAAGTATAGGGGGAAATTTTACGGAGTTTTCTGATGAAGAAATCACAGAGAAATTAGCAACATTGTATGGAGTATTTAGACCCAAGATTGTTGACAAGTGGATTGGAGGATTGGGAAGAACAGTGGCTGTTCTGATAGAGACCGATAGAGAATTGGACGCGGAAGTAATACCCTCAGTAGTGGTAGCTAGTGAAGAATCTGGAAGGAGATGGAGCGTCACCTGGCCTAATACGCAGGATAGAGAAGCTACTAGCGCACCCATATCTGCTGCCATTGGCTCCTTACAGAGCAACCTTAATAGAGGTGAAGAGAGTAGGGAAGGGGGAGATGCTCATAATAGTAATGCTAATATGACTGAAAACAACCAGTTTGAAGCTGTCATGGATAGAGTGGTGACCCAACTAGAGAGGTGGCATTACGAAGGAAGTTACCGACGGTTGCGGATATTTTCTGGAATTACCCCAGTGCCAGTAGGAGAAGAAACGTATGAGGCTTGGAAAGAAGCTGCGGTGCAACAAACAGAAGAGTGGCAATGCCCGGATCGCATTAAAAGACAACGAGTAGTAGAAAGCCTGAGGGGACCTGCTATGGGGATCATACAAGCCGCTAGGCGTAGCAATCCCAATGCCACTTTAGATACATACTTTGAGTCATTGGATTATGCATACGGGACGCTCGAAGATGTAGGAGATCTTACTTCCAGACTGCATCATACATTTCAggaatcaggagagaagttgagcgTATTTTTAATAAGATTGGATAAACTATTATATAAGATAGTGGATAAAGGAGGCATAGCTAAAGAAGACGTTGACAAAAGCAGGATGAAACAACTACTGCGGGGTGCTTCTACTATAGATCCTGTTGCCCAGAAATTGAGGTGTTCGGGTGTTAGAGAACCCTCTCCCACCTTTAATGAATTATTGAAGGAGATAAAACAGGAGGAAGTGTTAATAGAGATGAGAGAGAAGGTTGTGAAAAAGGTTAAGGTGGTTATGCCAGTGGCCGAAATTAGTACATTTGAAGAAAGAATACTAAAAATGATGGACGAACAGAataaaaaaattgaacagtttatTACATCACAAAGTACCAGCACCACGGGTTCTTCGCAAAGGGTTTCTAGTGATGACAGCCCCCTAGTGAGGAGTCAGGGTCGAGGAAATAATAATTATGGGCGAGGATGTTTTAGATGTGGGAGAACCGGACACCGAGCCTTTGAGTGTAATGCAACAAGAAGTATGAATCGAAATAATTCTAGAACCTCAAATGAGAGTCAAGATCAAGAGCCAGGGCCGGGAAACGGTCGGGGGCGGTCTGTGGACCCCACACAGGCCCCCTAG